In Rhodanobacter humi, the following are encoded in one genomic region:
- the metK gene encoding methionine adenosyltransferase encodes MSSHLFTSESVSEGHPDKVADQISDAVLDAILAQDPRARVACETMVKTGVAIVAGEITTSAWIDLEAITRKVILDIGYDSSNVGFDGATCGVINLIGKQSPDINQGVDRKKPEEQGAGDQGLMFGYATNETKDYMPAAIYYSHRLVEQQAKVRKKKNSPLPWLRPDAKSQVTLRYDNGVATAIDAVVLSTQHDPDVKQKDLIEAVREYILKPVLPAKLLHKGTKFHINPTGKFVIGGPVGDCGLTGRKIIVDTYGGWARHGGGAFSGKDPSKVDRSAAYAARYVAKNIVAAGIADRCEVQVSYAIGVAHPTSISVTTFGTGKISDDKIEKLIRAHFDLRPYGILQMLDLIHPMYQQTASYGHFGRSPVEVKDKSGKSYTAFSWEKTDKAEALRKAAKLK; translated from the coding sequence ATGTCCAGCCATCTGTTCACTTCCGAATCGGTCTCCGAAGGCCATCCGGACAAGGTCGCCGACCAGATCTCCGACGCCGTGCTCGACGCGATCCTCGCGCAGGATCCGCGTGCCCGCGTGGCCTGCGAAACCATGGTCAAGACCGGCGTGGCCATCGTCGCCGGCGAGATCACCACCAGCGCGTGGATCGACCTCGAAGCGATCACCCGCAAGGTGATCCTCGACATCGGCTACGACTCCAGCAACGTCGGCTTCGACGGCGCCACCTGCGGCGTGATCAACCTGATCGGCAAGCAGTCGCCCGACATCAACCAGGGCGTGGACCGCAAGAAGCCGGAAGAACAGGGCGCGGGCGACCAGGGCCTGATGTTCGGCTACGCGACGAACGAGACCAAGGACTACATGCCGGCGGCGATCTACTACTCGCACCGTCTGGTCGAGCAGCAGGCCAAGGTCCGCAAGAAGAAGAATTCGCCGCTGCCGTGGCTGCGCCCGGATGCCAAGAGCCAGGTCACCCTGCGCTACGACAACGGTGTCGCCACCGCGATCGACGCCGTGGTGCTGTCGACCCAGCATGATCCGGACGTGAAGCAGAAGGACCTGATCGAGGCCGTGCGCGAGTACATCCTCAAGCCGGTGCTGCCGGCCAAGCTGCTGCACAAGGGCACCAAGTTCCACATCAACCCGACCGGCAAGTTCGTGATCGGCGGCCCGGTGGGCGACTGCGGCCTGACCGGCCGCAAGATCATCGTCGACACCTACGGCGGCTGGGCCCGTCATGGTGGCGGCGCGTTCTCCGGCAAGGATCCGTCCAAGGTGGACCGCTCGGCCGCCTACGCCGCGCGCTACGTGGCCAAGAACATCGTGGCCGCCGGCATCGCCGACCGCTGCGAGGTGCAGGTGAGCTACGCGATCGGCGTGGCCCATCCCACCTCGATCTCGGTGACCACGTTCGGCACCGGCAAGATCAGCGACGACAAGATCGAGAAGCTGATCCGCGCGCACTTCGACCTGCGCCCGTACGGCATCCTGCAGATGCTGGATCTCATCCACCCGATGTACCAACAGACCGCCAGCTACGGCCACTTCGGCCGCAGCCCGGTCGAGGTCAAGGACAAGAGCGGCAAGTCCTACACCGCGTTCTCGTGGGAAAAGACCGACAAGGCCGAGGCGCTGCGCAAGGCCGCCAAGCTGAAGTAA
- a CDS encoding GSU2403 family nucleotidyltransferase fold protein, giving the protein MDHYTPLSLSAQTAYAQLLDAVQAVELARSVANLRGSFASKTVKGGVYWYFQYTELSGRLRQFYVGPDSPQVRELIAQHGDGRPTAALEPLARSAIALGCAPVLVPHFRVIRRLSDYGFFRAGGVLVDTHAFLAFGNMLGVSWGDASRTQDVDFAHAGKQLAIALPSNIEIDTPAAIDSLKMGFLPLGSSDGKLGGTWLSPRDPDFQLDFITPQHRGGVPYRHAQLGITLQPLKFMEYLLQDVQQAVLFCADGAVVVNVSHPLRYAMHKLIVAGERGATRAAKSNKDLRQSAALLAHYRQGSDWEAREAWGDLVSRGPGWKTRALRGLGAVEKLAPELGVQDWLDSPNQR; this is encoded by the coding sequence ATGGACCACTACACGCCGCTGTCGTTGTCCGCGCAAACCGCCTACGCCCAGCTGCTGGACGCGGTCCAGGCGGTGGAGTTGGCGCGCTCCGTGGCCAACCTGCGCGGTTCGTTTGCCAGCAAGACGGTAAAGGGCGGCGTCTACTGGTACTTCCAGTACACCGAGTTGTCCGGGCGCCTGCGCCAGTTCTACGTGGGGCCGGATTCGCCGCAGGTGCGCGAGTTGATCGCACAGCACGGCGACGGCCGGCCGACGGCGGCGCTGGAACCGTTGGCGCGTTCGGCCATCGCGCTGGGTTGCGCGCCGGTGCTGGTGCCGCACTTCCGGGTGATCCGCCGGCTGTCGGACTACGGCTTTTTCCGGGCGGGTGGGGTGCTGGTGGACACGCACGCGTTCCTCGCGTTCGGCAACATGCTGGGCGTGAGCTGGGGCGATGCCTCGCGCACGCAGGATGTCGATTTCGCCCATGCCGGCAAGCAGCTGGCGATTGCGCTGCCATCGAACATCGAGATCGACACGCCGGCGGCCATCGATTCGCTGAAGATGGGCTTCCTGCCGCTGGGCAGTTCCGACGGCAAGCTCGGGGGCACCTGGCTGAGTCCGCGCGACCCGGACTTCCAGCTGGATTTCATCACGCCGCAACACCGCGGCGGCGTGCCGTACCGGCATGCGCAGTTGGGCATCACGTTGCAGCCATTGAAGTTCATGGAGTACCTGCTGCAGGACGTGCAGCAGGCGGTGTTGTTCTGCGCCGACGGCGCGGTGGTGGTCAACGTGTCGCATCCGCTGCGCTACGCCATGCACAAGCTGATCGTGGCGGGCGAGCGTGGAGCGACGCGTGCGGCGAAATCGAACAAGGATCTGCGCCAGAGCGCCGCCTTGCTGGCGCATTACCGGCAGGGTTCCGATTGGGAGGCACGCGAGGCGTGGGGCGACCTGGTATCGCGCGGACCCGGATGGAAGACGCGCGCGCTGCGCGGGCTGGGCGCCGTCGAAAAACTCGCACCGGAGCTGGGCGTGCAGGATTGGCTGGATTCCCCCAACCAGCGCTGA
- the metE gene encoding 5-methyltetrahydropteroyltriglutamate--homocysteine S-methyltransferase, giving the protein MSLVTHLGFPRIGLKRELKRALEAHWRGEAPAAALPDTARALRARHWQLARDAGADVVPCNDFSLYDHVLDTAVLFDAIPERYRPVFAESRLDGYFAMARGHKRGGHDLHALEMTKWFDTNYHYLVPELHAGQRFALAGAKPLAEFLEAKALGHHARPVLLGPVSFLLLSKAVDGSDRLALLDALLPAYAELLRQLAEAGADWVQLDEPCLVLDQDGDDHAAYRRAYAALATANGPKILLASYFGALGDNLALATSLPVDGLHIDLARTPQQLGAVLDALPAGRVLSCGVIDGRNVWRSRPARVLPLLRQALARLGDDRLWLAPSCSLLHVPIDLAAETALEPARRATMAFARQKLEELRVYADALAGHAEAEAALQAQQALLDRQAQQPGVCNPAVRARLHELSPQTMLRRSPYATRRVTQAEALALPPLPTTTIGSFPQTDELRQARAAHRGGRLDDAAYEALLQAEVERVVRFQEVIGLDVLVHGEPERNDMVEYFGEQLDGYLFTRLGWVQSYGSRCVKPPVIWGDVARPAPMTVRWSTYAQSLTERPMKGMLTGPVTMLQWSFVRDDLPRETVCRQIALALRDEVHDLEAVGIKVIQIDEPALREGLPLRRADWPGYLAWAVESFRIAAGGVRDATQIHTHMCYSEFNDIIEAVAAMDADVISIETSRSRMELLDAFARFRYPNGIGPGVYDIHSPRVPTQEEMLGLLRKALEVLRPEQLWINPDCGLKTRGWPEVEAALRGMLACARQLRAELAAAAATAAV; this is encoded by the coding sequence ATGTCACTCGTTACCCATCTCGGCTTTCCGCGCATCGGCCTCAAGCGTGAACTGAAACGCGCACTGGAAGCGCACTGGCGCGGCGAAGCGCCCGCCGCAGCCTTGCCCGACACCGCCCGCGCGCTGCGCGCACGGCACTGGCAGCTGGCCCGCGACGCCGGCGCCGACGTCGTACCCTGCAACGACTTCAGCCTGTACGACCACGTGCTCGACACCGCCGTGCTGTTCGACGCGATCCCGGAACGCTACCGCCCGGTGTTCGCCGAAAGCCGTCTGGACGGCTATTTCGCGATGGCCCGCGGCCACAAGCGCGGCGGCCACGACTTGCACGCGCTGGAAATGACCAAGTGGTTCGACACCAACTACCACTACCTGGTGCCGGAACTGCACGCCGGCCAGCGTTTCGCCCTCGCCGGCGCCAAGCCGCTGGCGGAATTCCTGGAGGCGAAGGCGCTGGGCCACCACGCGCGGCCGGTGCTGCTGGGGCCGGTGTCCTTCCTGCTGCTGTCCAAGGCCGTGGATGGCAGCGACCGGCTGGCCCTGCTCGATGCCTTGCTGCCCGCCTATGCCGAACTGCTGCGCCAGCTGGCCGAAGCGGGCGCCGACTGGGTGCAACTGGACGAACCCTGCCTCGTGCTCGACCAGGACGGCGACGACCACGCCGCCTATCGCCGTGCCTACGCGGCGCTGGCCACGGCGAACGGGCCGAAGATCCTGCTCGCCAGCTACTTCGGTGCGCTGGGCGACAACCTCGCGCTCGCCACGAGCCTGCCGGTGGACGGCCTGCACATCGACCTGGCGCGCACGCCGCAGCAGCTCGGCGCCGTGCTCGACGCGTTGCCCGCAGGCCGCGTACTCAGCTGCGGCGTGATCGATGGCCGCAACGTCTGGCGCAGCCGCCCCGCGCGCGTGCTGCCGCTGCTGCGCCAGGCACTGGCGCGGCTGGGCGACGACAGGCTGTGGCTGGCGCCGTCCTGCTCGCTGCTGCACGTGCCGATCGACCTCGCCGCGGAAACGGCACTGGAGCCGGCACGCCGCGCCACGATGGCGTTCGCGCGGCAGAAGCTGGAGGAATTGCGCGTCTATGCCGACGCACTGGCCGGCCACGCCGAAGCCGAAGCCGCGCTGCAGGCGCAGCAGGCCCTGCTCGACCGGCAGGCGCAACAACCCGGCGTGTGCAATCCCGCCGTGCGTGCCCGCCTGCACGAACTCAGCCCGCAGACGATGCTGCGCCGCTCGCCCTACGCCACGCGCCGCGTCACGCAGGCGGAGGCCCTAGCCTTGCCGCCGCTGCCCACCACCACGATCGGCTCGTTCCCGCAGACCGACGAGCTGCGCCAGGCGCGCGCCGCGCACCGCGGCGGCAGGCTGGACGATGCCGCCTACGAGGCGCTGCTGCAGGCGGAAGTCGAACGCGTGGTGCGCTTCCAGGAGGTCATCGGCCTGGACGTGCTGGTGCACGGCGAGCCCGAGCGCAACGACATGGTGGAGTACTTCGGCGAACAGCTGGACGGCTACCTGTTCACCCGGCTGGGCTGGGTGCAGAGCTACGGTTCGCGCTGCGTGAAGCCGCCGGTGATCTGGGGCGACGTGGCGCGGCCCGCGCCGATGACGGTGCGCTGGTCGACCTACGCCCAATCGCTCACCGAGCGACCGATGAAGGGCATGCTCACCGGCCCGGTCACCATGCTGCAGTGGTCGTTCGTGCGCGACGACCTGCCGCGCGAAACCGTATGCCGGCAGATCGCGCTGGCGCTGCGCGACGAGGTGCACGACCTGGAAGCCGTCGGCATCAAGGTGATCCAGATCGACGAGCCCGCGCTCCGCGAAGGCCTGCCGCTGCGTCGCGCCGACTGGCCGGGCTACCTCGCCTGGGCGGTGGAAAGCTTCCGCATCGCGGCCGGCGGCGTGCGCGACGCCACCCAGATCCACACCCACATGTGCTACTCCGAGTTCAACGACATCATCGAGGCGGTGGCCGCGATGGATGCCGACGTGATCTCGATCGAGACCAGCCGCTCGCGGATGGAATTGCTGGACGCCTTCGCGCGCTTCCGCTACCCCAACGGCATCGGCCCGGGCGTGTACGACATCCACTCGCCGCGCGTGCCCACGCAGGAGGAGATGCTCGGCCTGCTGCGCAAGGCACTGGAAGTACTGCGGCCGGAGCAGTTGTGGATTAATCCGGACTGCGGCCTGAAGACCCGCGGCTGGCCCGAGGTGGAGGCCGCGCTGCGCGGCATGCTGGCCTGCGCCCGCCAGCTGCGTGCGGAGCTGGCCGCGGCGGCCGCCACTGCCGCCGTCTGA